The following are encoded together in the Glycine soja cultivar W05 chromosome 5, ASM419377v2, whole genome shotgun sequence genome:
- the LOC114413331 gene encoding bidirectional sugar transporter SWEET13-like: MTMHRESWAFVFGVMGNIISFGVFLAPLPTFYQIYKKKSTEGFQSLPYVVALFSAMLWIYYAFVKREAALLLITINTFGIVVESIYLAIFLLYAPRKPRLTTIKLLLLLNVFGFGAMLLSTLYLSKGAKRLAIIGWICLVFNISVFAAPLFIIRRVIKTRSVEYMPFTLSMFLTINAVMWFFYGLLLRDYYVALPNTLGFVFGIIQMGMYLMYRNATPVALEEPVKAQELNGHIIDVGKMGTMEPNHAATAGAVGKV; encoded by the exons ATGACCATGCATCGCGAGTCTTGGGCTTTTGTCTTCGGCGTTATGG gCAACATCATCTCCTTTGGAGTGTTCCTTGCTCCATT GCCAACCTTTTACCAAATCTACAAGAAGAAATCCACTGAAGGGTTCCAGTCACTTCCTTATGTTGTTGCACTGTTCAGTGCAATGCTTTGGATTTACTATGCTTTCGTCAAAAGGGAAGCTGCCCTCCTTCTCATTACCATTAACACATTTGGAATTGTTGTGGAGTCAATTTACCTTGCAATCTTCCTACTTTATGCCCCAAGGAAGCCTAGG CTTACAACCATCAAGCTTCTTCTCTTACTGAATGTGTTTgggtttggagccatgcttctaTCAACTCTCTACCTGTCAAAGGGAGCAAAGCGTCTTGCTATCATAGGATGGATTTGCCTTGTTTTCAACATCAGTGTCTTTGCTGCGCCTCTCTTCATTATT AGGCGTGTCATAAAGACGAGGAGCGTGGAATACATGCCATTTACTTTGTCAATGTTTTTAACCATCAATGCTGTTATGTGGTTCTTCTATGGCCTTCTCCTCAGGGATTATTACGTTGCT CTTCCAAACACACTTGGGTTTGTCTTCGGCATAATTCAGATGGGGATGTATTTGATGTACAGAAACGCCACCCCAGTGGCACTAGAGGAGCCAGTGAAGGCTCAAGAATTGAATGGCCACATCATTGACGTTGGGAAGATGGGAACAATGGAACCGAATCACGCAGCTACTGCTGGTGCTGTTGGCAAAGTTTGA
- the LOC114413328 gene encoding bidirectional sugar transporter N3-like isoform X2, producing the protein MAHANPMIFVVGILGIYTRKLNHIIFFTPVPTFYRVCKKKTTEGFQSLPYVAALFTSMLWIFYAYIKTGEILLITINAFGCFIETVYLVIYIIYCPKKARFFTFKMIFLFNVGVIFLVVLLTHVLAKERTARIELLGWICVVLSTSVFAAPLSIIKVVIRTKSVEFMPITLSLLLTVSATMWMAYGILLRDIYVTLPNFVGITFGTIQIVLYLIYRKSKPVKDQKLPEHKNHVVNDENASTAVSGENQGPNTTGFVDIEIGEKKQVQEQAEKKQDQQFVNARDQTEHNKTRES; encoded by the exons ATGGCTCACGCCAATCCTATGATTTTTGTTGTTGGAATTCTAGGTATCTACACAAGAAAGCTAAATCACATTATCTTCTTTA caCCAGT ACCAACATTTTATCGAGTTTGTAAGAAGAAAACCACGGAAGGTTTCCAATCACTTCCTTACGTGGCTGCACTCTTCACTTCAATGCTTTGGATTTTTTATGCGTACATAAAGACGGGCGAAATACTTCTTATCACCATTAACGCATTCGGTTGTTTCATAGAGACAGTTTACCTTGTCATTTATATCATTTATTGCCCCAAGAAAGCTAGG TTCTTTACCTTCAAGATGATTTTCTTGTTCAACGTTGGGGTGATTTTCTTGGTGGTTCTTCTTACCCACGTTCTAGCAAAAGAACGAACAGCCCGTATCGAGCTTCTTGGATGGATTTGTGTTGTCCTTTCGACCAGTGTGTTTGCAGCACCTTTAAGCATTATC AAAGTGGTTATTCGTACCAAAAGTGTAGAGTTCATGCCTATTACTCTGTCACTCCTCCTCACAGTAAGTGCAACGATGTGGATGGCATACGGTATTCTCCTCAGGGACATCTATGTTACA CTTCCGAACTTTGTGGGTATCACATTTGGAACGATTCAGATAGTGCTCTACTTAATATATAGAAAGAGCAAGCCCGTTAAGGATCAAAAGCTGCCAGAACACAAAAACCATGTTGTTAACGATGAAAACGCCAGCACAGCTGTGAGTGGTGAGAATCAGGGACCAAACACTACTGGATTCGTTGATATTGAGATTGGAGAGAAGAAGCAAGTTCAGGAACAAGCAGAGAAAAAACAGGACCAGCAGTTTGTTAATGCTCGTGACCAAACAGAACACAACAAAACAAGGGAAAGTTGA
- the LOC114413328 gene encoding bidirectional sugar transporter SWEET14-like isoform X1, giving the protein MLWIFYAYIKTGEILLITINAFGCFIETVYLVIYIIYCPKKARFFTFKMIFLFNVGVIFLVVLLTHVLAKERTARIELLGWICVVLSTSVFAAPLSIIKVVIRTKSVEFMPITLSLLLTVSATMWMAYGILLRDIYVTLPNFVGITFGTIQIVLYLIYRKSKPVKDQKLPEHKNHVVNDENASTAVSGENQGPNTTGFVDIEIGEKKQVQEQAEKKQDQQFVNARDQTEHNKTRES; this is encoded by the exons ATGCTTTGGATTTTTTATGCGTACATAAAGACGGGCGAAATACTTCTTATCACCATTAACGCATTCGGTTGTTTCATAGAGACAGTTTACCTTGTCATTTATATCATTTATTGCCCCAAGAAAGCTAGG TTCTTTACCTTCAAGATGATTTTCTTGTTCAACGTTGGGGTGATTTTCTTGGTGGTTCTTCTTACCCACGTTCTAGCAAAAGAACGAACAGCCCGTATCGAGCTTCTTGGATGGATTTGTGTTGTCCTTTCGACCAGTGTGTTTGCAGCACCTTTAAGCATTATC AAAGTGGTTATTCGTACCAAAAGTGTAGAGTTCATGCCTATTACTCTGTCACTCCTCCTCACAGTAAGTGCAACGATGTGGATGGCATACGGTATTCTCCTCAGGGACATCTATGTTACA CTTCCGAACTTTGTGGGTATCACATTTGGAACGATTCAGATAGTGCTCTACTTAATATATAGAAAGAGCAAGCCCGTTAAGGATCAAAAGCTGCCAGAACACAAAAACCATGTTGTTAACGATGAAAACGCCAGCACAGCTGTGAGTGGTGAGAATCAGGGACCAAACACTACTGGATTCGTTGATATTGAGATTGGAGAGAAGAAGCAAGTTCAGGAACAAGCAGAGAAAAAACAGGACCAGCAGTTTGTTAATGCTCGTGACCAAACAGAACACAACAAAACAAGGGAAAGTTGA